The Parachlamydia acanthamoebae genome has a window encoding:
- a CDS encoding TrmH family RNA methyltransferase has protein sequence MTNIRSLSSLQNPLVKHLVKIRQNSDYRQEHQSVVLEGSTVIAEVAKTHPIKRLLTVDLCLIPSEISAEEILQVDQAILDKISGMQHSPGVLAEVKMPSPSPLKNIRSLLVLNQINDPGNLGTLIRSALAFGWEGIFIVNQSCDIFNEKAIRSARGATFRLPYRKGDLQELEEILTHNKLTTWVADVSGTPMQDITAPEKVALVLSNEARGVSSSTHPLFSQHVTIPMSGKMESLNVAVAGAILLHYLKK, from the coding sequence ATGACTAATATCCGATCACTTTCTAGTTTACAAAATCCTCTTGTTAAGCATTTAGTAAAAATTCGTCAAAATAGCGATTACAGACAAGAGCATCAAAGTGTCGTTTTAGAAGGGAGCACGGTCATTGCCGAAGTGGCTAAAACACATCCCATCAAAAGGCTTTTGACAGTAGACTTATGCTTAATCCCTTCTGAAATTTCTGCTGAGGAAATCCTTCAGGTTGATCAAGCCATTTTGGATAAAATATCGGGCATGCAACATTCTCCAGGAGTCTTGGCTGAAGTCAAAATGCCTTCCCCCTCACCTTTGAAAAACATCCGCTCTCTACTCGTTCTCAATCAGATCAATGATCCTGGAAATTTGGGCACACTCATTAGAAGCGCTTTAGCTTTTGGGTGGGAAGGCATATTTATTGTGAATCAAAGTTGCGATATTTTTAATGAAAAAGCCATCCGCTCAGCTCGCGGAGCAACGTTTCGCCTTCCCTATCGAAAAGGGGATTTACAAGAGCTTGAAGAGATTCTCACTCACAATAAATTAACAACTTGGGTAGCCGACGTTTCAGGTACTCCGATGCAAGACATCACAGCCCCTGAAAAAGTCGCTTTAGTACTTAGTAACGAAGCTCGAGGGGTCTCTTCTTCCACCCATCCTTTATTTTCTCAACATGTGACAATTCCGATGTCTGGAAAAATGGAATCTTTGAATGTGGCTGTAGCAGGAGCAATTTTACTCCATTATTTAAAAAAATAA
- a CDS encoding tetratricopeptide repeat protein: MASPKVESDGFFQLDHIFFNEQINKVISFVEPQIEKIIKGHILFHALFLFTIFIEISLLISFFAFLINSSFLAFSLAFIFLTVFTYFILTLYFQTKKREQLTDVKERYLKACKNLFSYKEGVPEHHVSLANACCKFAAHLDGKEYTFYRPPAFLNSLTSSFEKLSCQLHWEDIHRTKELLLNTSVEEYLRLVRFEPTNLEVHAALANAYVMLSGLYAQSPETEGTAEDRWIPPQRNSEAFALQFRKTAERAIEEFKILNDYAPNDPWIHAQLAYSYHDLRMPEEEIREYEAILKLCPHDLDTLFKLGALYFQQGANAQGLRIYEELKKANYKKADYLIEHYGSYHKSLGSF; the protein is encoded by the coding sequence ATGGCATCTCCAAAAGTTGAAAGTGATGGTTTCTTTCAGCTAGATCACATTTTTTTTAATGAACAAATTAACAAAGTGATCAGTTTTGTAGAACCGCAAATTGAAAAAATAATTAAAGGGCATATTTTATTTCATGCACTTTTTTTATTTACGATATTTATTGAAATATCACTTTTAATTTCTTTTTTTGCATTTTTAATTAACTCTTCATTTTTAGCTTTTAGTTTAGCTTTTATTTTTCTCACCGTTTTTACTTATTTTATTTTGACTCTCTACTTTCAAACAAAAAAACGAGAGCAACTAACTGATGTTAAGGAACGTTACTTAAAAGCATGTAAAAATTTATTTAGCTATAAAGAAGGCGTTCCTGAGCATCATGTATCCCTCGCCAACGCTTGCTGCAAATTTGCAGCACACCTAGATGGAAAAGAATATACTTTTTATCGCCCTCCCGCCTTTTTGAATTCTCTTACATCTTCTTTTGAAAAGCTAAGCTGCCAATTGCATTGGGAAGACATTCATCGAACGAAAGAGTTACTTCTGAATACATCCGTAGAAGAATATTTACGTTTAGTTCGTTTTGAACCCACCAATTTAGAAGTTCACGCAGCTCTTGCAAATGCCTATGTGATGCTATCAGGTCTTTATGCCCAATCCCCTGAAACGGAGGGTACAGCTGAAGATCGATGGATTCCTCCTCAAAGAAATAGTGAAGCTTTTGCTCTTCAATTCCGTAAAACTGCTGAAAGAGCCATTGAAGAATTTAAAATTTTGAACGACTATGCTCCTAATGATCCTTGGATTCACGCCCAGCTGGCTTATAGCTACCATGATTTAAGGATGCCTGAGGAAGAAATCCGAGAATATGAAGCCATTTTAAAGCTCTGCCCACACGATCTCGATACCCTATTTAAATTAGGGGCGCTTTACTTTCAGCAAGGCGCCAATGCTCAAGGTTTGCGTATCTACGAAGAATTAAAAAAAGCCAATTACAAAAAAGCTGATTATTTAATTGAACATTATGGTTCCTACCATAAAAGCCTTGGCTCATTCTAA
- a CDS encoding NAD-dependent epimerase/dehydratase family protein, with amino-acid sequence MKVLITGGAGFIGSHLADHLLQNGHQVAVIDNYQTGRRDNLQPHPHLQVFEGTIADKHFVDSIFEMFSPDKVVHAAAAYKDPDNWEEDAQTNVLGTIYVTQAAKKAGVDRLIYFQTALCYGLKPSEQPITLDHPISSCGSSYAISKTAGEHYIELSGLNFISFRLANAYGPRNLSGPLPTFFHRLTTQKACFVMNTRRDFIYIDDLVQVVVKALNGEGKKGYYHISSGSDYSIKELFDETVKALDITLDQEVEVRERNPDDVFTILIDPTKTNQDFSWKVSTPLSQGVKAAIEWYKVHGITQTFTHLRLEEKSHT; translated from the coding sequence ATGAAAGTTCTCATCACAGGTGGTGCTGGATTTATTGGATCCCACCTAGCAGATCACTTGCTGCAAAACGGTCATCAGGTTGCTGTTATCGATAATTACCAAACGGGTCGTCGAGATAATTTACAGCCACACCCCCACTTACAAGTTTTTGAAGGCACAATTGCGGATAAACACTTCGTTGATTCGATCTTTGAAATGTTTTCTCCCGATAAAGTGGTTCATGCAGCTGCAGCTTACAAAGATCCAGATAATTGGGAAGAGGATGCTCAAACAAACGTCTTAGGAACCATTTATGTGACTCAAGCGGCCAAAAAAGCGGGTGTCGATCGTTTGATTTATTTTCAAACAGCCCTATGCTATGGTTTAAAACCTTCCGAGCAACCGATTACGCTCGATCATCCGATTTCATCATGCGGAAGCAGCTACGCGATTAGCAAAACGGCAGGAGAGCATTATATCGAGCTCTCAGGGCTTAACTTTATTTCGTTTCGTTTAGCGAATGCTTACGGCCCACGCAATCTAAGTGGACCTTTGCCTACTTTTTTTCACCGCTTAACCACCCAAAAAGCTTGTTTTGTGATGAATACACGACGAGATTTTATTTACATCGATGATCTTGTTCAAGTGGTTGTAAAAGCTCTGAATGGAGAAGGAAAAAAAGGTTATTATCATATCTCCAGTGGATCCGATTACTCGATTAAAGAACTGTTTGACGAAACGGTTAAAGCACTTGACATCACACTCGACCAAGAAGTGGAAGTCAGAGAACGAAATCCAGATGATGTCTTCACAATCTTGATCGATCCAACTAAAACAAACCAGGATTTCAGCTGGAAAGTCTCAACACCGCTGAGTCAAGGCGTCAAAGCTGCGATTGAATGGTATAAGGTCCATGGGATCACACAAACCTTTACCCATCTACGTTTAGAAGAGAAGAGTCATACATGA
- a CDS encoding DUF4864 domain-containing protein, which produces MFCTNCGAPLSDNSQFCPSCGKKANPQEPGQIPSPPSPPLQKKFRWKKWLSIFAILALLFFIFVYIASKELTETVEKQLEALRANKITEAYYSYTSKEFQNTTSLDKFREFIQHQPAFHKNKTINFYESTFQDNILTLKGILISKDNQKLNIEYKLIDEDGFWKILSIELIDPHISNSSSEQQNQLQMLVKNQLAYLKAEDSHSAYTKTISKQFQKETPFDEFEKFVSTYPFVFNYEHIDFKDFVSSEERPQIVVILHTPSGKYPIEYELEKEHGQWKVWSMRFYLTSDKNSPLNNPAKSLQIVVDKQLSAISKGKLKEAYQLTSKEFQINTPLPLFEKYIKEFPLLSQYESIKYGQSVIEREIGVIEVELHQLNKSMTIDYALKKELGNWKIWGMQINQTVQKGELVTY; this is translated from the coding sequence ATGTTTTGTACAAACTGTGGAGCTCCCTTATCGGACAATAGCCAATTTTGCCCTTCTTGCGGTAAAAAGGCTAATCCACAAGAGCCTGGTCAGATACCATCACCACCTTCGCCTCCGTTACAAAAAAAATTTCGCTGGAAAAAATGGCTCTCTATTTTTGCCATCCTCGCTCTTCTTTTTTTCATATTCGTTTACATTGCATCTAAGGAATTAACAGAGACAGTAGAAAAACAACTGGAAGCCTTAAGAGCTAATAAAATTACGGAAGCCTATTATAGCTATACATCTAAAGAGTTCCAAAATACCACAAGTCTAGACAAATTCAGGGAATTCATTCAGCATCAACCAGCTTTTCATAAAAATAAAACGATTAACTTCTATGAGTCTACTTTTCAAGATAATATTTTAACACTCAAAGGCATATTGATTTCTAAAGACAATCAAAAGTTAAATATAGAATACAAGCTTATTGACGAAGACGGTTTTTGGAAAATCTTAAGCATCGAGCTCATTGACCCTCACATTTCTAATTCGAGCTCTGAACAACAAAATCAACTCCAAATGCTCGTAAAAAACCAATTAGCCTATTTAAAAGCTGAGGATTCACATAGCGCTTATACCAAAACAATATCCAAACAATTCCAAAAAGAAACGCCTTTTGATGAATTTGAAAAATTTGTTTCAACCTACCCTTTTGTATTTAATTATGAACATATCGATTTTAAAGATTTTGTTAGTTCAGAAGAGCGTCCACAGATAGTTGTTATCCTCCACACCCCTTCAGGAAAATACCCGATTGAATATGAGCTTGAAAAAGAACATGGACAGTGGAAGGTCTGGAGTATGCGTTTTTATCTGACTTCAGATAAAAATTCTCCTTTGAATAATCCCGCTAAAAGCTTGCAAATTGTTGTGGATAAACAATTGTCGGCGATTTCAAAAGGCAAGTTAAAAGAAGCTTACCAACTCACTTCCAAAGAATTTCAAATCAACACTCCTTTACCTTTATTTGAAAAATATATCAAAGAATTCCCCCTCTTAAGCCAATATGAATCGATCAAATATGGTCAATCAGTCATTGAACGTGAAATTGGTGTCATAGAAGTTGAATTACACCAACTCAATAAGAGTATGACAATTGACTATGCTTTAAAAAAAGAACTTGGAAATTGGAAAATTTGGGGAATGCAAATCAATCAAACGGTTCAGAAAGGCGAATTGGTTACGTATTAA
- a CDS encoding DMT family transporter — protein sequence MYLVILLYALFASVFTISKTGLQYAQPFFFVGTRMLCAGILMLAYQFFRARDQFTISKKDLFLFVGLGFFSIYLTNILEFWGLKYLTTFKTCFIYSLSPFVSALLSYLLFSEVMTGKKWLGLLIGFSGFIPILLTTTQEEELTGHFFILSWAEIAVIIAAISSVYGWILLKQLVADRGYSPMMANGVSMLIGGSFALIHSWGVESWSPAPYNEFFPFVECAILLIIVSNLICYNLYGFLLRKYSPTFMSFAGFTTPFFTALFGWFYLGETVSLPFFISAGIVLIGLFVFYLEELKKPIVVQTPEPSAELING from the coding sequence ATGTACTTAGTCATTCTCCTTTATGCTCTATTCGCTAGTGTCTTCACTATTTCCAAGACTGGCTTGCAATATGCTCAACCTTTTTTCTTTGTGGGCACACGCATGCTATGTGCTGGGATTTTAATGTTAGCCTATCAGTTTTTCCGGGCACGTGACCAATTTACCATTTCTAAAAAAGATCTTTTTCTATTTGTCGGGTTAGGCTTTTTTAGTATCTATCTAACAAATATTTTGGAATTTTGGGGGCTTAAATACTTAACCACTTTTAAAACCTGTTTTATTTATAGCCTTTCCCCTTTCGTATCCGCTCTTTTATCCTATCTTCTATTTTCAGAAGTAATGACTGGGAAAAAGTGGTTAGGACTTCTTATTGGATTTTCAGGATTTATTCCGATTCTTTTAACGACCACCCAAGAAGAAGAATTAACCGGTCACTTTTTTATTCTGTCTTGGGCAGAAATTGCGGTGATCATCGCGGCTATATCGAGTGTTTATGGCTGGATTCTACTCAAACAACTCGTTGCTGACCGCGGCTATTCCCCCATGATGGCGAATGGTGTAAGCATGCTGATTGGAGGTTCATTCGCCCTTATTCATTCATGGGGCGTCGAAAGCTGGAGTCCTGCTCCTTATAACGAATTCTTCCCCTTCGTTGAATGTGCGATTTTGCTAATCATTGTTTCAAATCTGATTTGTTACAATTTATATGGGTTTTTACTGCGCAAATATTCTCCCACTTTTATGTCCTTTGCTGGTTTTACCACACCTTTCTTTACGGCCTTATTTGGCTGGTTTTACTTGGGAGAGACCGTTTCATTACCTTTCTTTATCTCGGCCGGCATTGTTTTAATCGGACTTTTTGTGTTCTATTTGGAAGAACTCAAAAAACCCATTGTTGTACAAACTCCGGAACCTTCAGCTGAACTTATTAATGGCTAA
- a CDS encoding hemolysin family protein → MLELFFIGICLFINALLAGSEAAFIAVSKSSLKALIRQGNEKAKLLLEMRENPERTLSVMQIGISFVGAFAAAIGGAGAGEKIAPWLVHHFGLKETSAELLSILLVVLPLTFASVVLGELVPKTLALRRSLSFSFVAAPWINFASRILYPTVILLEWTTKQIIALFPKKHTAPEDQEISSLDLENLISPLNKQYMVNLVKIEKTSVAEIMVKWDSVVSVNIADPIENVAITVISSGHTRLPILKDEEVIGILNSKEFFAFQKSGNSNWPSLARPIVAMQESAPILTALRILQEKHTHMGIIYLGTAKKGIVTMEAIFEEIIGDIYDEDDDGAIQKILSSRRHFK, encoded by the coding sequence ATGTTGGAATTGTTCTTTATTGGAATATGTTTATTTATTAATGCCCTACTAGCAGGATCGGAAGCGGCTTTTATCGCCGTGAGTAAATCCTCTTTAAAGGCTTTGATTAGGCAAGGTAACGAGAAAGCAAAATTACTGCTAGAGATGCGCGAAAACCCGGAACGCACACTTTCAGTGATGCAAATAGGGATTTCTTTTGTGGGTGCTTTTGCCGCGGCGATCGGTGGTGCAGGAGCTGGGGAGAAGATCGCTCCTTGGCTCGTTCATCATTTTGGATTAAAGGAAACTTCCGCAGAGCTTCTTTCTATTTTATTAGTTGTCCTTCCCCTTACTTTTGCCAGCGTTGTGCTTGGCGAGCTTGTCCCTAAAACATTGGCTCTCCGGCGCTCCCTCTCTTTCTCCTTTGTTGCAGCCCCTTGGATAAATTTTGCAAGCCGCATCCTCTATCCCACCGTGATTCTTTTGGAGTGGACCACCAAACAAATCATTGCTCTTTTCCCTAAAAAACATACAGCTCCGGAAGATCAGGAAATTTCTTCTTTAGATTTGGAAAATCTAATATCTCCTCTTAATAAGCAATATATGGTTAATCTTGTTAAAATTGAAAAAACCAGTGTGGCTGAAATTATGGTTAAATGGGATAGCGTTGTTTCGGTTAATATCGCAGATCCCATCGAGAATGTGGCTATAACGGTAATTTCTTCTGGACATACACGTCTTCCTATACTAAAAGATGAAGAAGTGATCGGGATCTTAAATTCGAAAGAATTTTTCGCATTCCAAAAATCAGGGAACTCTAATTGGCCATCCTTAGCAAGACCGATTGTGGCGATGCAGGAAAGTGCGCCTATTTTAACAGCACTACGTATTTTGCAAGAAAAACACACCCATATGGGCATCATTTATCTTGGAACCGCAAAAAAGGGAATTGTCACAATGGAAGCCATTTTTGAAGAAATTATTGGTGATATCTACGATGAAGATGATGATGGGGCGATTCAGAAAATCCTCAGTTCAAGGCGACATTTTAAATAG
- a CDS encoding CCA tRNA nucleotidyltransferase, producing the protein MDEAQLHATEIVKKLVKAGYIAYFAGGWVRDYLMGHPSSDIDIATNAPPEKILDLFPHTLLVGLAFGVVIVLIEGHQYEISTFRQDFDYLDGRKPSKIQLSTPQEDAKRRDFTINGMFYDPIEDTIFDFVRGAVDLDLGIIRTIGNPQERFLEDRLRMVRAIRFASRFGFIIDTDTQEAIIENASTLFPSVAMERIWQEFCKMSNYPSFDHALIELHRLQLLAEIFPTLANTHLNAIKHRVKSFHLYPHETPTILYLAQLFPDLSLTTLLDIFKELKTSKRDCHYVEVYRKGQNLMNSANAGDNWVEWTHYYALPEAQICLDIMIANAATEEERTDLANFHKNLRKKLAKHIERIQHKNSLISSAFLMDQGILPSKQMGLLLKEAEKIVILNNLENAQDALSSLKQSPLWPL; encoded by the coding sequence ATGGATGAAGCACAATTACACGCTACGGAAATCGTCAAAAAACTTGTCAAAGCAGGATATATTGCCTATTTTGCCGGAGGCTGGGTCCGCGATTATCTCATGGGCCACCCGTCCTCTGATATCGATATTGCAACCAATGCCCCGCCAGAGAAAATTTTAGATCTATTCCCTCACACTTTACTCGTTGGTCTTGCCTTTGGGGTCGTCATCGTTCTCATCGAAGGACATCAATATGAAATTTCCACATTTCGTCAAGATTTTGATTATCTCGATGGACGTAAACCCTCAAAAATTCAATTATCAACACCTCAAGAAGATGCTAAAAGACGTGACTTCACCATCAACGGGATGTTCTATGATCCAATCGAGGATACCATTTTTGATTTTGTACGCGGAGCCGTAGACTTAGATCTTGGTATCATTCGCACAATAGGCAACCCTCAAGAACGTTTTTTAGAAGACCGCTTGAGAATGGTACGCGCGATCCGCTTCGCCTCCCGTTTTGGTTTTATCATTGATACTGATACGCAAGAAGCCATCATTGAAAATGCATCAACTCTTTTTCCATCGGTCGCGATGGAAAGAATCTGGCAAGAATTCTGCAAAATGAGTAATTACCCTTCTTTCGACCACGCTTTAATCGAACTCCATCGGTTGCAACTCTTAGCTGAAATTTTTCCAACCCTTGCAAATACACATTTAAATGCTATCAAACACCGCGTCAAAAGCTTTCATTTGTATCCTCACGAAACCCCAACAATCCTCTATCTCGCACAGCTGTTTCCTGATCTTTCTTTGACAACCCTTTTAGATATTTTTAAAGAACTGAAAACAAGCAAACGGGATTGCCATTATGTCGAAGTTTATCGAAAAGGTCAAAATTTGATGAATAGTGCCAATGCGGGTGACAACTGGGTCGAATGGACCCATTATTATGCTCTGCCAGAAGCACAAATTTGTCTTGATATCATGATAGCCAATGCCGCAACAGAGGAAGAGCGAACAGATTTAGCAAACTTCCATAAAAACCTGAGAAAAAAACTAGCCAAACATATTGAACGAATCCAACACAAAAATTCCCTCATTTCTTCCGCTTTTTTGATGGATCAAGGGATTCTTCCTAGTAAACAAATGGGCCTTCTTTTAAAAGAAGCTGAGAAGATCGTAATTTTAAATAATCTCGAAAATGCACAAGATGCCTTGTCGAGTCTTAAACAATCCCCCTTATGGCCATTATGA
- the asnB gene encoding asparagine synthase (glutamine-hydrolyzing), translating into MCGIAGIHQIKQNTYPHLHAHLDVMNRLQKHRGPDGEGIWKHPNRFIGFAHRRLNIIDIEMGLQPMQDCYGNTICYNGEIYNYLELRAELKDYPFKTHSDTETILAAYQKWGKECVNHLRGMFAFAIWDETNQRLFCARDRFGIKPFYFTEINHTLYFASEAKALLPFLPSIETNLEALQDYLVFQFSLGTKTLFKNIQELPPAYSLTVEKGKHVFSKYWEVYYDLDFDHTSRYFEEKLKDLIEDSVKLHGRSDVPVGVYISGGIDSGIISAVTAQCSQNGLKGFNGKFDLGSEYDESEYARLLAKENNIELHEVNITSEDFLQTIHQIIYHLDYPIAGPGSFPQYHVAKLASQHCKVVLGGQGGDEIFGGYARYLIAYFEQCIKAAINGTMDNGNFIVTYESIIPNLASLKNYKPLLQEFWREGLFEDIDSRYFRLINRAPSLQDEIRWECFGPYSPFKEFQNVFHGKNVTKESYFDSMTHFDFKTLLRALLHVEDRMSMAHGIESRVPFLDHPLIEFAATMPSNIKFKDGTLKKVLINTMQHVLPQGILNRKDKMGFPVPLNHWLKNDLKDFAHDIFSSQSLQSRPYFNSTSILKNLGSESKFGRKIWGLLSLELWHRLYHDRAPEFRKMVRDAEERIPFTTLSV; encoded by the coding sequence ATGTGTGGAATTGCAGGAATTCACCAAATTAAGCAAAACACCTATCCTCATCTTCATGCCCATCTTGATGTCATGAATCGCTTGCAAAAGCATCGAGGACCCGATGGTGAAGGCATTTGGAAACACCCCAACCGTTTTATTGGATTTGCGCATCGCCGGCTCAACATTATCGATATTGAAATGGGCTTGCAGCCGATGCAGGATTGTTATGGAAACACGATATGCTATAATGGTGAAATCTATAATTATCTTGAACTTAGGGCAGAGCTGAAAGATTATCCATTTAAAACCCATTCTGATACAGAAACTATTCTTGCTGCTTATCAAAAATGGGGAAAAGAGTGTGTCAACCATTTACGCGGAATGTTTGCCTTTGCCATTTGGGATGAGACCAATCAAAGACTATTTTGCGCACGCGACCGCTTTGGAATAAAACCCTTCTATTTTACTGAGATAAATCACACCTTATATTTTGCTTCGGAGGCAAAAGCTCTCCTCCCTTTTCTCCCTTCCATTGAGACCAATTTAGAAGCCTTGCAAGATTATTTGGTTTTTCAGTTTTCTCTAGGGACTAAAACGCTCTTTAAGAATATCCAAGAACTTCCTCCTGCTTATTCTTTGACGGTTGAAAAGGGAAAACATGTCTTTTCAAAGTATTGGGAAGTGTATTACGATCTAGATTTTGATCACACATCCCGATATTTTGAAGAAAAATTAAAAGATTTGATCGAAGACTCTGTCAAGCTTCATGGCAGAAGCGATGTTCCGGTTGGGGTATACATTAGCGGAGGCATCGACTCGGGGATTATTTCGGCAGTGACCGCACAATGCTCTCAAAATGGTCTGAAAGGGTTTAATGGGAAATTTGATCTGGGATCTGAGTATGACGAAAGCGAATACGCCCGTTTACTCGCCAAAGAAAACAACATTGAACTGCACGAAGTCAATATCACGAGTGAAGACTTTTTACAGACGATCCACCAGATTATTTATCATCTAGATTATCCCATTGCTGGACCGGGTTCTTTTCCTCAATACCATGTCGCTAAGTTAGCTTCTCAACATTGTAAGGTGGTATTAGGGGGGCAAGGAGGCGATGAAATCTTTGGTGGTTATGCCCGTTATCTAATTGCCTATTTTGAGCAATGTATCAAGGCCGCAATTAACGGAACGATGGATAATGGAAATTTTATCGTCACTTATGAATCGATTATCCCTAATCTCGCTTCGTTGAAAAATTATAAACCTCTCCTACAAGAATTTTGGAGAGAGGGTCTTTTTGAGGATATTGATAGCCGCTATTTTAGACTTATCAACCGAGCACCTTCATTGCAAGACGAAATTCGATGGGAGTGTTTTGGCCCATATTCTCCATTTAAAGAATTTCAAAATGTTTTTCATGGAAAAAATGTCACAAAAGAATCTTATTTTGATTCCATGACGCATTTTGATTTTAAAACGCTTCTACGAGCTTTGCTCCACGTGGAAGATCGGATGAGTATGGCACATGGCATTGAGTCCCGTGTCCCTTTTCTTGACCATCCTTTGATTGAATTTGCTGCCACAATGCCTTCGAACATCAAATTTAAAGATGGCACACTGAAGAAAGTCTTAATTAATACGATGCAACATGTTCTTCCTCAAGGAATTCTTAATCGCAAAGATAAAATGGGCTTCCCTGTTCCTCTTAATCATTGGTTAAAAAATGATTTAAAAGATTTTGCACACGACATTTTCTCTAGCCAATCTTTGCAAAGTCGCCCTTATTTTAATTCCACAAGTATCTTAAAAAATCTGGGTTCCGAATCTAAATTTGGAAGGAAAATTTGGGGATTACTTTCTCTCGAGCTTTGGCATAGGCTTTATCACGATAGAGCGCCCGAATTTAGAAAAATGGTTCGAGATGCGGAAGAAAGAATACCATTTACTACACTGTCAGTATAA
- a CDS encoding NAD-dependent epimerase/dehydratase family protein, which yields MKTIDQAFNHQKVLIVGGAGFVGSNLVHEILSTSPHASVHIVDNLLSAEKLNIPTDPRVSFTEGSIADDHVLDQLQDEYAFIFHLATYHGNQSSIHDPLADHQNNTLTTLKLFEKIKSFTSLKKVVYSAAGCAIAEKTFDEAHASKEIDTVSLDMDSPYSISKIIGEFYSKYYVKQHGSPIVRARFQNVYGPREILGAGQWRGTPATVWRNVIPTFIYRSLKQEALPLENGGNASRDFIYVKDIARGLMHCALYGTAGDVYNLASGNEITISTLAETINKLTGNPTPTQNLPKRSWDNSGKRFGCPEKSFLQLGFKAKTTFEEGIALTLQWTKEHLALIETTMAKHTNKMS from the coding sequence ATGAAAACCATTGATCAGGCATTTAATCATCAAAAAGTTCTCATTGTAGGGGGAGCCGGATTCGTGGGCAGTAATCTCGTCCATGAAATTCTCTCAACGTCTCCACACGCAAGTGTCCATATTGTTGATAATTTGCTATCTGCAGAAAAATTGAATATCCCTACAGATCCACGTGTCAGTTTTACGGAAGGATCGATTGCAGATGATCATGTTTTAGACCAGTTGCAAGATGAATATGCCTTTATTTTTCATCTTGCAACCTATCATGGCAATCAAAGTTCGATTCATGATCCTCTAGCGGATCACCAAAACAACACGCTTACGACTTTAAAGCTCTTTGAAAAAATCAAAAGCTTTACGTCCTTAAAAAAAGTGGTTTATTCTGCGGCAGGATGTGCGATTGCAGAGAAAACGTTCGATGAAGCCCATGCTTCAAAAGAAATTGATACCGTGAGTCTGGATATGGATAGTCCTTATTCCATTTCCAAAATCATTGGAGAATTCTATTCCAAGTATTATGTCAAACAACATGGAAGCCCGATCGTCAGAGCACGTTTTCAAAATGTTTATGGTCCACGTGAAATTTTAGGAGCGGGTCAATGGCGTGGAACTCCTGCGACAGTTTGGCGCAATGTGATTCCCACGTTTATTTATCGCTCTTTAAAACAAGAGGCTCTTCCTCTAGAAAATGGAGGAAATGCATCTCGTGATTTCATCTATGTCAAAGACATTGCACGTGGACTCATGCATTGTGCTCTTTATGGAACAGCTGGAGACGTGTACAATTTGGCAAGCGGCAATGAGATCACCATTTCCACCTTGGCTGAAACAATTAATAAACTCACTGGCAATCCAACACCTACCCAAAATTTACCTAAAAGATCTTGGGATAATTCGGGGAAAAGATTTGGATGTCCCGAGAAATCATTCCTCCAATTGGGTTTTAAAGCGAAAACAACTTTTGAAGAAGGCATTGCCTTGACCTTGCAATGGACAAAAGAGCATTTAGCTTTAATCGAAACAACAATGGCCAAACACACCAATAAAATGAGCTAA